From Streptomyces sp. TLI_105, the proteins below share one genomic window:
- a CDS encoding chorismate mutase, which produces MTTKTITEQTGARTDEAATLIGDARERIDALDDRIIGLIQERMAISTVIQEARISSGGRRVNLAREMEVLGHYRDALGKPGTALAMTMLELCRGRI; this is translated from the coding sequence GTGACCACGAAGACCATCACCGAGCAGACCGGCGCCCGCACCGACGAGGCGGCGACGCTGATCGGCGACGCCCGCGAGCGCATCGACGCCCTCGACGACCGGATCATCGGCCTCATCCAGGAGCGGATGGCCATCTCGACCGTCATCCAGGAGGCCCGGATCTCCTCGGGCGGCCGCCGGGTGAACCTGGCCCGCGAGATGGAGGTCCTCGGCCACTACAGGGACGCGCTGGGCAAGCCGGGCACGGCGCTGGCGATGACGATGCTGGAGCTGTGCCGGGGCCGCATCTGA
- the guaA gene encoding glutamine-hydrolyzing GMP synthase, whose protein sequence is MSSATPAAAPDVSNPDVVLVVDFGAQYAQLIARRVREARVYSEIVPSTMPVAEMLAKKPKAIILSGGPSSVYAEGAPRLDRELFEAGVPVFGMCYGFQLMATTLGGTVDNTGAREYGRTPLHVSKAGSTLFEGTPVEQSVWMSHGDACSAAPEGFTVTASTDVVPVAAFENDEKKLYGVQYHPEVLHSTHGQQILEHFLYRGAGIEPSWTTGNVIEEQVAAIRAQVGTKRAICGLSGGVDSAVAAALVQKAIGSQLTCVYVDHGLMRKGETEQVEKDFVAATGANLKVVDAQERFLDALAGVSDPETKRKIIGREFIRVFEQAQLEILQEEGPEVAFLVQGTLYPDIVESGGGTGTANIKSHHNVGGLPDDIEFELVEPLRQLFKDEVRMVGQELGLPEEIVQRQPFPGPGLGIRIVGEVTKERLDLLREADAIAREELTAAGLDRDIWQCPVVLLADVRSVGVQGDGRTYGHPIVLRPVSSEDAMTADWSRLPYEVLAKISTRITNEVADVNRVVLDVTSKPPGTIEWE, encoded by the coding sequence GTGTCATCAGCGACTCCCGCTGCCGCGCCCGACGTCTCCAACCCGGACGTAGTCCTCGTTGTCGACTTCGGCGCCCAGTACGCCCAGCTCATCGCCCGTCGCGTCCGTGAGGCGCGGGTCTACAGCGAGATCGTCCCGTCCACCATGCCGGTGGCCGAGATGCTGGCCAAGAAGCCGAAGGCGATCATCCTCTCCGGCGGCCCGTCCTCCGTGTACGCCGAGGGCGCCCCCCGCCTCGACCGCGAGCTCTTCGAGGCGGGCGTCCCCGTCTTCGGCATGTGCTACGGCTTCCAGCTGATGGCGACGACCCTCGGTGGCACCGTCGACAACACCGGCGCCCGCGAGTACGGCCGGACCCCGCTGCACGTCTCCAAGGCCGGCTCCACCCTCTTCGAGGGCACCCCGGTCGAGCAGTCCGTGTGGATGTCGCACGGCGACGCCTGCTCCGCCGCCCCCGAGGGCTTCACCGTCACCGCCTCCACGGACGTCGTGCCGGTCGCCGCCTTCGAGAACGACGAGAAGAAGCTGTACGGCGTCCAGTACCACCCCGAGGTGCTGCACTCCACGCACGGCCAGCAGATCCTCGAGCACTTCCTCTACCGCGGCGCCGGCATCGAGCCCAGCTGGACCACGGGCAACGTGATCGAGGAGCAGGTCGCGGCCATCCGCGCCCAGGTCGGCACCAAGCGCGCCATCTGCGGTCTCTCCGGCGGCGTCGACTCCGCCGTGGCCGCCGCGCTCGTGCAGAAGGCCATCGGCTCGCAGCTCACCTGCGTCTACGTCGACCACGGTCTGATGCGCAAGGGCGAGACCGAGCAGGTCGAGAAGGACTTCGTGGCCGCCACCGGCGCCAACCTGAAGGTCGTCGACGCGCAGGAGCGCTTCCTCGACGCGCTCGCCGGCGTCTCCGACCCGGAGACCAAGCGGAAGATCATCGGCCGCGAGTTCATCCGCGTCTTCGAGCAGGCCCAGCTGGAGATCCTCCAGGAGGAGGGCCCCGAGGTCGCCTTCCTCGTCCAGGGCACGCTCTACCCGGACATCGTCGAGTCCGGCGGCGGCACCGGCACGGCCAACATCAAGTCCCACCACAACGTGGGCGGCCTCCCCGACGACATCGAGTTCGAGCTCGTCGAGCCGCTGCGCCAGCTGTTCAAGGACGAGGTCCGGATGGTCGGCCAGGAGCTCGGCCTGCCCGAGGAGATCGTCCAGCGCCAGCCGTTCCCCGGCCCCGGCCTCGGCATCCGCATCGTCGGCGAGGTCACCAAGGAGCGCCTGGACCTGCTGCGCGAGGCCGACGCCATCGCCCGCGAGGAGCTCACCGCGGCCGGCCTCGACCGCGACATCTGGCAGTGCCCGGTCGTCCTCCTCGCGGACGTCCGCTCCGTGGGCGTCCAGGGCGACGGCCGCACCTACGGTCACCCGATCGTGCTGCGTCCCGTCTCCTCCGAGGACGCCATGACGGCCGACTGGTCGCGCCTGCCCTACGAGGTGCTCGCCAAGATCTCGACCCGCATCACCAACGAGGTCGCCGACGTGAACCGTGTCGTCCTCGACGTCACGAGCAAGCCGCCGGGCACCATCGAGTGGGAGTAA
- a CDS encoding response regulator transcription factor, giving the protein MSDETGATTGTDAEAPGTERRVRVVLVDDHRMFRTGVQAEIGRTEVTGVEVVGEAADVDQAVTVITATRPEVVLLDVHLPGGGGVEVLRRCASLMGAPEDPVRFLALSVSDAAEDVIGVIRGGARGYVTKTITGTDLVDSIFRVQEGDAVFSPRLAGFVLDAFASTDAPPVDEDLDRLTQREREVLRLIARGYAYKEIAKQLYISVKTVESHVSAVLRKLQLSNRHELTRWATARRLV; this is encoded by the coding sequence ATGAGCGACGAGACCGGAGCGACGACCGGAACCGATGCGGAAGCGCCGGGCACGGAGCGCCGGGTGCGGGTGGTGCTCGTCGACGACCACCGGATGTTCCGAACCGGGGTCCAGGCCGAGATCGGCCGGACCGAGGTCACGGGCGTCGAGGTGGTCGGCGAGGCCGCCGACGTCGACCAGGCGGTCACGGTCATCACCGCGACCCGCCCCGAGGTCGTGCTCCTCGACGTGCACCTGCCGGGCGGCGGCGGGGTCGAGGTGCTGCGGCGCTGCGCGAGCCTGATGGGCGCGCCCGAGGACCCGGTCCGTTTTCTGGCCCTGTCGGTCTCGGACGCGGCCGAGGACGTCATCGGGGTGATCCGGGGCGGTGCCCGCGGCTATGTCACCAAGACGATCACCGGGACCGACCTGGTCGACTCGATCTTCCGCGTCCAGGAGGGCGATGCCGTCTTCTCGCCGCGCCTCGCCGGCTTCGTCCTGGACGCCTTCGCCTCGACGGACGCGCCGCCGGTGGACGAGGACCTGGACCGGCTCACCCAGCGGGAGCGCGAGGTGCTGCGGCTGATCGCCCGGGGATACGCGTACAAGGAGATCGCCAAGCAGCTCTACATCTCGGTGAAGACGGTCGAGTCGCACGTCTCGGCGGTGCTGCGGAAGCTCCAGCTCTCCAACCGCCACGAGCTGACCCGCTGGGCCACCGCCCGCCGTCTGGTCTGA
- a CDS encoding ATP-binding protein, with the protein MSATARVTETDEPPVRRLYRSADGRWLGGVARGLAGHLGLPVVWVRALFVVLSFSNGLGIVLYAVFWIVVPLGVGGRSAPRSLFETTSDGRRRLRKPDRGQVVALIALGIGLAALVGNVSVDNETGRYIWPLILIAVGVVLVWRQADNARRASWTDPGRRKRAFQLVRGLVGVGLVGTGLAVFLVVRGSVAQLGTAVTAAVAVLTGIALLAGPWLVRMSQDLNDERTMRIRAQERAEVAAHVHDSVLHTLTLIQRNADDPGEVRRLARAQERELRNWLYKPEGTGRDEEPETLAEAVKRAAAEVEDKHGVPLEVVVVGDCPLDEKLAAQMQAAREAMVNAAKYGGEGGAVQVYAEVEGRTVFVSVRDRGPGFDLDSVPEDRMGVRESIIGRMQRNGGTARLRSPQGGGTEVELEMERADG; encoded by the coding sequence ATGTCCGCAACCGCTCGTGTCACCGAGACCGACGAACCGCCCGTGCGCAGGCTCTACCGGAGCGCCGACGGGCGGTGGCTCGGCGGTGTCGCACGCGGCCTTGCGGGCCACCTCGGTCTGCCGGTCGTCTGGGTGCGCGCGCTCTTCGTGGTGCTGTCGTTCTCGAACGGCCTGGGCATCGTGCTCTACGCGGTCTTCTGGATCGTCGTCCCGCTCGGCGTCGGCGGAAGGTCCGCCCCGCGCTCCCTCTTCGAGACCACCTCGGACGGGCGCCGCAGACTGCGCAAGCCCGATCGGGGCCAGGTCGTCGCCCTGATCGCGCTCGGCATCGGCCTCGCGGCCCTCGTCGGGAACGTCAGCGTCGACAACGAGACCGGACGCTACATATGGCCGCTGATCCTCATCGCCGTCGGCGTCGTCCTCGTCTGGAGACAGGCGGACAACGCCCGCCGGGCCAGCTGGACCGATCCCGGGCGCCGCAAGCGCGCGTTCCAGCTCGTCCGCGGTCTCGTCGGCGTCGGCCTCGTCGGCACCGGTCTCGCGGTCTTCCTGGTGGTCCGCGGCTCCGTAGCCCAGCTCGGCACGGCCGTCACCGCCGCCGTCGCCGTCCTCACCGGCATAGCGCTCCTCGCCGGCCCCTGGCTGGTCCGCATGTCGCAGGACCTCAACGACGAGCGGACCATGCGCATCCGCGCCCAGGAGCGCGCCGAGGTCGCGGCCCACGTCCACGACTCCGTGCTGCACACCCTGACCCTGATCCAGCGCAACGCCGACGACCCCGGCGAGGTGCGCCGCCTCGCCCGCGCGCAGGAGCGCGAGCTGCGGAACTGGCTCTACAAACCCGAGGGCACCGGCAGGGACGAGGAGCCCGAGACCCTCGCGGAGGCGGTGAAGAGAGCGGCGGCCGAGGTCGAGGACAAGCACGGGGTGCCGCTGGAGGTGGTCGTCGTCGGAGACTGCCCGCTCGACGAGAAGCTGGCCGCGCAGATGCAGGCCGCGCGCGAGGCGATGGTCAACGCCGCCAAGTACGGTGGCGAGGGCGGGGCCGTGCAGGTGTACGCCGAGGTGGAGGGCCGTACGGTCTTCGTCTCGGTAAGGGACCGGGGACCGGGCTTCGACCTGGATTCGGTGCCCGAGGACCGGATGGGCGTACGAGAATCGATCATCGGCCGTATGCAGCGCAACGGCGGTACGGCCCGGCTGCGGTCACCGCAGGGCGGGGGCACCGAAGTGGAGCTCGAGATGGAGAGGGCGGACGGATGA
- a CDS encoding DoxX family protein codes for MWKATASRYALLPLRIFLGVTFIYAGLDKLTDSAFFADTGSGSIGEMMRGVRDSSAIPALVDLALKNPAGFGYAIAFGELAVGLGTLFGLFARLAALGGALISLSLWLTVSWQVHPYYLGNDLAYLMSWLPLLLAGAPVLSLDRLLAERRRIR; via the coding sequence CTGTGGAAGGCGACCGCCTCCCGCTACGCCCTCCTTCCGCTGAGGATCTTCCTCGGGGTCACCTTCATCTACGCCGGACTCGACAAGCTCACCGACTCCGCCTTCTTCGCCGACACGGGCAGCGGCTCCATCGGCGAGATGATGCGCGGTGTCCGCGATAGCTCCGCGATCCCCGCCCTCGTCGACCTCGCCCTCAAGAACCCGGCCGGCTTCGGCTACGCCATCGCCTTCGGCGAGCTCGCCGTCGGGCTCGGGACCCTCTTCGGTCTCTTCGCCCGACTGGCGGCGCTCGGCGGCGCGCTGATCTCGCTGAGCCTCTGGCTGACCGTGAGCTGGCAGGTGCACCCGTACTACCTCGGCAACGACCTGGCCTATCTGATGTCCTGGCTCCCGCTGCTGCTGGCCGGGGCCCCGGTGCTCTCGCTGGACCGGCTCCTCGCCGAACGACGCCGTATTCGATAG
- a CDS encoding class II aldolase/adducin family protein produces MSVIPDPVPVERLHFALPPVHATAEEERTHRKQRLVGALRIFGRLGYEEGVSGHITARDPEHPDCFWVNPFGAPFEELTASDLILVNGDGQVVRGGHHVNQAAFTVHAQVHRARPDAVAVAHTHSVHGRALAALGELLDPITQEACAFYQDHALYDAYTGVTVDAEEGRRIAVALGTFKAIVLRNHGLLTVGTSVDAAAWWFIALERCAQVQLTARAAGKPVLIDHREAVATREQLGSDLVAWINYQPLWRRISRTDPELLS; encoded by the coding sequence ATGAGCGTGATACCGGACCCCGTCCCCGTCGAACGGCTCCACTTCGCCCTGCCGCCCGTCCACGCGACGGCCGAGGAGGAACGCACCCACCGCAAGCAGCGGCTCGTCGGCGCGCTCCGGATCTTCGGGCGGCTCGGGTACGAGGAGGGCGTCTCGGGCCACATCACCGCCCGCGACCCGGAGCACCCCGACTGCTTCTGGGTGAACCCCTTCGGAGCCCCCTTCGAGGAGCTCACCGCGAGCGACCTCATCCTGGTCAACGGCGACGGACAGGTCGTCCGGGGCGGCCACCACGTCAACCAGGCCGCCTTCACCGTCCACGCCCAGGTCCACCGCGCCCGGCCCGACGCCGTCGCCGTCGCCCACACCCACTCCGTCCACGGCCGGGCCCTCGCCGCGCTCGGCGAACTCCTCGACCCGATCACCCAGGAGGCCTGCGCCTTCTACCAGGACCACGCCCTCTACGACGCCTACACCGGCGTCACCGTGGACGCCGAGGAAGGCCGCCGGATCGCCGTCGCCCTCGGCACCTTCAAGGCGATCGTGCTCCGCAACCACGGCCTGCTCACCGTCGGCACCTCCGTCGACGCGGCCGCCTGGTGGTTCATCGCCCTCGAACGCTGCGCCCAGGTGCAGCTCACCGCGCGGGCGGCCGGCAAGCCGGTGCTCATCGACCACCGCGAGGCGGTCGCCACCCGGGAACAGCTCGGCAGCGACCTCGTCGCCTGGATCAACTACCAGCCCCTGTGGCGCAGGATCAGCCGAACGGACCCCGAACTCCTGTCGTAA
- a CDS encoding PspC domain-containing protein, which yields MTSSMPSQHEAPPPAEADPAPPLRRSRGSNVVGGVCGGLGRRFDLDPVIFRVVIGVLSVTGGLGLVFYGFAWLLIPLVGEEESEGRGLLTGRVSGASLAALLMALIGCGIFLSTLHSGEMLGFTLTLSLAVCGAAVWSQRRRVGGETEGRADATAVLTVAEAPPETKAPPLAEFPSWWKDPIVKDGSTGKIAVGYLWGPHGILDEDGRVNGEVPKPGSQWGPDPAAPGRPAPSVRRSPLSIGGLVFLLALIAGGLGTGLTWDTHPLGTSLQIGLAAALAVFGLGLVVSSLIGRTGFGTVFLTVITAGLLALVSALPERITTDWVRETWRPASVADVRPDYELGTGVGTLDLSRLPLPAGTTAATRVGVGAGRVEVIVPKSAVVKLHAQVGLGDLQLPGAPAGDIDIAPDRDVTRTLTPPAGTTPAGTLDLSLEVGLGQVEVTRAAS from the coding sequence ATGACGAGTTCGATGCCTTCGCAGCACGAGGCCCCGCCCCCGGCGGAGGCCGATCCCGCCCCGCCGCTCCGGCGCTCGCGCGGAAGCAACGTCGTGGGCGGCGTCTGCGGAGGTCTCGGGCGGCGCTTCGACCTGGACCCGGTGATATTCCGGGTGGTGATCGGCGTGCTGTCGGTGACGGGCGGCCTGGGGCTGGTGTTCTACGGCTTCGCGTGGCTGCTGATCCCGCTCGTGGGCGAGGAGGAGAGCGAAGGGCGCGGACTGCTGACGGGCCGGGTGTCCGGGGCCTCCCTGGCGGCCCTGCTGATGGCGCTGATCGGCTGCGGGATCTTCCTTTCGACCCTGCACAGCGGGGAGATGCTGGGCTTCACGCTCACGCTGTCGCTCGCGGTGTGCGGGGCGGCGGTCTGGTCGCAGCGGCGGCGGGTCGGCGGTGAGACCGAGGGCAGGGCGGACGCGACGGCCGTCCTCACGGTCGCCGAGGCGCCGCCCGAGACCAAGGCGCCGCCGCTCGCCGAGTTCCCCTCCTGGTGGAAGGACCCGATCGTCAAGGACGGCTCGACGGGCAAGATCGCCGTCGGCTATCTGTGGGGCCCGCACGGAATCCTGGACGAGGACGGCCGGGTGAACGGCGAGGTGCCGAAGCCGGGCAGTCAGTGGGGCCCCGACCCGGCGGCGCCCGGGCGTCCGGCGCCCTCCGTGCGCCGGAGCCCGCTCTCCATAGGGGGGCTCGTCTTCCTGCTCGCCCTGATCGCGGGCGGTCTCGGCACGGGTCTGACGTGGGACACCCACCCGCTGGGCACCAGCCTGCAGATCGGTCTGGCGGCCGCGCTCGCGGTGTTCGGCCTGGGCCTCGTCGTCAGCAGCCTCATCGGACGGACCGGCTTCGGCACCGTCTTCCTGACCGTGATCACGGCGGGTCTGCTGGCCCTGGTGTCGGCGCTGCCCGAGCGCATCACCACGGACTGGGTCCGCGAGACCTGGCGGCCCGCCTCGGTCGCCGACGTGCGGCCGGACTACGAGCTGGGCACCGGGGTCGGCACGCTCGACCTGTCCCGGCTCCCGCTCCCGGCCGGCACGACGGCGGCGACACGCGTCGGGGTGGGCGCCGGACGGGTCGAGGTGATCGTCCCGAAGAGCGCGGTGGTGAAGCTGCACGCCCAGGTGGGCCTGGGCGATCTGCAGCTGCCGGGCGCGCCCGCCGGCGACATCGACATCGCGCCGGACCGCGACGTGACCCGGACGCTCACCCCGCCGGCCGGGACCACCCCGGCGGGCACCCTGGACCTCTCGCTGGAGGTCGGACTCGGACAGGTGGAGGTCACCCGTGCTGCTTCATGA
- a CDS encoding C40 family peptidase — translation MAAHRKSKQSPLGTSAVRTAATLALASAATATLFEGSGHADPRPTTAQVKAKVDRLYEEAEVATERYNGAKEKADEARTAFDRLRDEAARRTERLNTARDALGAMAAAQYRSGGLDPAVQLALTSDPDQYLERAALVEKAGDRQAAAVTAVRRELTAIRQLRGESAGKLTALRGHEAELRRQKAAVVGKLAEARALLARLTEEERARYEAAAAARDGSGTSTRTDGPSGTGTADASPTVRADRSSGGERGPVTAPGGRAAEAISFARAQLGKPYVWGATGPSAYDCSGLTQAAWRAAGISLPRTTYTQINAGRRVSRSQLAPGDLVFFYSGISHVGLYIGGGQMIHAPRPGAPVRIAPIDEMPFAGATRVG, via the coding sequence GTGGCAGCGCACCGGAAGTCCAAACAGTCCCCCCTCGGCACCTCGGCGGTCCGCACCGCCGCCACCCTCGCCCTCGCCTCCGCGGCGACGGCGACGCTCTTCGAAGGGTCCGGACACGCGGACCCCCGGCCCACCACCGCCCAGGTCAAGGCGAAGGTCGACCGGCTCTACGAGGAGGCCGAGGTCGCGACGGAGCGGTACAACGGGGCGAAGGAGAAGGCCGACGAGGCGCGCACCGCCTTCGACCGGCTGCGCGACGAGGCCGCCCGCAGGACCGAGCGCCTCAACACCGCCCGGGACGCCCTCGGGGCCATGGCCGCCGCCCAGTACCGCTCCGGAGGGCTCGACCCCGCGGTCCAGCTCGCCCTCACCTCCGACCCCGACCAGTACCTGGAGCGGGCCGCGCTCGTCGAGAAGGCCGGGGACCGGCAGGCGGCCGCCGTCACGGCCGTACGACGCGAGCTCACGGCGATCCGGCAGCTGCGCGGCGAATCGGCGGGGAAGCTGACCGCGCTGCGCGGGCACGAGGCGGAACTGCGGCGGCAGAAGGCGGCCGTCGTCGGCAAGCTGGCCGAGGCCAGGGCGCTGCTCGCCCGGCTGACCGAGGAGGAACGCGCACGGTACGAGGCGGCCGCCGCGGCCCGGGACGGCTCCGGCACCTCGACGCGGACCGACGGCCCGAGCGGCACGGGCACGGCCGACGCATCCCCGACGGTACGGGCCGACCGCTCCTCGGGCGGCGAGCGCGGACCGGTGACCGCCCCGGGCGGACGGGCCGCCGAGGCCATCTCCTTCGCCCGCGCCCAGCTCGGCAAGCCGTACGTGTGGGGAGCGACGGGCCCCTCCGCCTATGACTGCTCCGGTCTCACCCAGGCGGCCTGGCGCGCGGCCGGCATCTCCCTGCCCCGCACGACGTACACCCAGATCAACGCCGGCCGGCGCGTCTCCCGCTCCCAGCTCGCCCCCGGCGACCTGGTCTTCTTCTACTCCGGGATCAGCCACGTCGGGCTCTACATCGGGGGCGGCCAGATGATCCACGCCCCCCGGCCGGGCGCCCCGGTGCGCATCGCCCCCATCGACGAGATGCCCTTCGCCGGGGCCACCCGGGTCGGCTGA